Proteins encoded within one genomic window of Eleutherodactylus coqui strain aEleCoq1 chromosome 1, aEleCoq1.hap1, whole genome shotgun sequence:
- the IFNLR1 gene encoding interferon lambda receptor 1 isoform X1, giving the protein MPGSLKGTFLVVIGIVGCVVGLYEPLNVTVESRNFSLFLTWHPPQENPSTVTYEVQYTNYDDDDDPYRLTPVPGCENISITECDFTCALMNSWDWKHTVQVRTVSPSISSWVAIQNINYVFTVEPDPPSLTVTEGEASITIDLFTRKPLCVPQSIFLRSLKYFVVMRKKYNPEEVVLEQELDEPTITKKILGYNGEYCVTAKTIYTPDTHKESNFSHPVCLNFNQKDGRYHVVYAALPCSVILCSVIIILVLIWYRITVKSKMPKVLDFSGNRHSQQAPCMPELYSAIYHSLTISSLEEQKLSTRFLNTHDDGVNIYPITGQGYMERPTLATSVFHSREYISSKSSSGSTCPSTSGSVADMLIKAQKNQTDDCLKEININDSREAQMSSSSIAISVNIPLDSLSILGPNSLQNVPLDTLCIGDINDHMDYSDEDSTSQCLTDYEDGLDSLSTNYKPSGSKHPSQEEKAHENWCSGYTQRTLCVK; this is encoded by the exons GGCTGTATGAACCTTTAAATGTGACAGTAGAATCCAGGAACTTCAGTCTCTTTCTCACATGGCATCCACCTCAGGAAAATCCTTCTACTGTAACCTATGAAGTACAGTACACCAATTATGATGACGATGATGATCCATATAG ATTGACACCAGTTCCCGGATGTGAAAATATCTCCATAACAGAGTGTGACTTTACCTGTGCTCTTATGAATTCTTGGGACTGGAAGCACACAGTACAGGTGCGAACGGTTTCTCCTTCTATATCTTCGTGGGTTGCAATCCAAAATATAAATTATGTGTTTACAG TGGAGCCAGACCCTCCAAGTCTAACTGTAACAGAAGGAGAAGCTTCCATAACGATTGACCTTTTTACAAGGAAGCCGCTTTGTGTACCACAGTCAATCTTTCTAAGGTCTTTGAAGTATTTTGTGGTGATGAGGAAAAAGTACAATCCGGAAGAG GTTGTACTTGAACAAGAATTGGATGAGCCCACAATCACAAAGAAAATTCTTGGCTACAATGGAGAATATTGTGTTACTGCCAAAACAATATATACACCTGATACCCATAAagagagcaacttctcccatccAGTTTGCCTCAACTTTAACCAAAAAG ATGGACGTTATCATGTGGTATATGCTGCTCTACCATGTTCTGTAATCCTCTGTTCTGTTATTATTATACTCGTTCTAATATGGTATAGGATAACTGTAAAATCAAAGATGCCTAAAGTATTG gaTTTTTCAGGCAACAGACATTCCCAACAGGCTCCATGTATGCCAGAATTGTACTCCGCTATCTATCATTCACTTACAATTTCTAGCCTAGAAGAGCAAAAATTGTCAACCAGATTTCTTAATACACATGATGATGGTGTCAATATTTACCCAATCACTGGCCAAGGATATATGGAGCGACCCACTTTAGCAACATCAGTTTTTCACAGTCGGGAGTACATTTCTTCTAAATCCTCATCTGGCTCTACCTGCCCAAGTACATCAGGATCAGTTGCAGACATGTTAATCAAAGCACAGAAAAATCAAACGGATGATTGCCTTAAAGAGATCAACATAAATGACTCAAGGGAAGCTCAAATGTCGTCATCTTCTATAGCCATATCTGTGAATATACCACTTGACAGTCTCTCTATACTGGGCCCCAATTCCTTACAAAATGTGCCCTTAGATACATTGTGTATAGGGGACATTAATGATCATATGGACTACTCGGATGAAGACTCTACAAGTCAGTGCTTAACAGACTATGAAGATGGCTTAGATTCCTTAAGTACAAACTATAAACCATCTGGTTCAAAACATCCTTCACAGGAAGAAAAAGCACATGAAAACTGGTGTTCAGGGTATACACAGAGGACTTTATGTGTCAAATAG
- the IFNLR1 gene encoding interferon lambda receptor 1 isoform X2, which translates to MNSWDWKHTVQVRTVSPSISSWVAIQNINYVFTVEPDPPSLTVTEGEASITIDLFTRKPLCVPQSIFLRSLKYFVVMRKKYNPEEVVLEQELDEPTITKKILGYNGEYCVTAKTIYTPDTHKESNFSHPVCLNFNQKDGRYHVVYAALPCSVILCSVIIILVLIWYRITVKSKMPKVLDFSGNRHSQQAPCMPELYSAIYHSLTISSLEEQKLSTRFLNTHDDGVNIYPITGQGYMERPTLATSVFHSREYISSKSSSGSTCPSTSGSVADMLIKAQKNQTDDCLKEININDSREAQMSSSSIAISVNIPLDSLSILGPNSLQNVPLDTLCIGDINDHMDYSDEDSTSQCLTDYEDGLDSLSTNYKPSGSKHPSQEEKAHENWCSGYTQRTLCVK; encoded by the exons ATGAATTCTTGGGACTGGAAGCACACAGTACAGGTGCGAACGGTTTCTCCTTCTATATCTTCGTGGGTTGCAATCCAAAATATAAATTATGTGTTTACAG TGGAGCCAGACCCTCCAAGTCTAACTGTAACAGAAGGAGAAGCTTCCATAACGATTGACCTTTTTACAAGGAAGCCGCTTTGTGTACCACAGTCAATCTTTCTAAGGTCTTTGAAGTATTTTGTGGTGATGAGGAAAAAGTACAATCCGGAAGAG GTTGTACTTGAACAAGAATTGGATGAGCCCACAATCACAAAGAAAATTCTTGGCTACAATGGAGAATATTGTGTTACTGCCAAAACAATATATACACCTGATACCCATAAagagagcaacttctcccatccAGTTTGCCTCAACTTTAACCAAAAAG ATGGACGTTATCATGTGGTATATGCTGCTCTACCATGTTCTGTAATCCTCTGTTCTGTTATTATTATACTCGTTCTAATATGGTATAGGATAACTGTAAAATCAAAGATGCCTAAAGTATTG gaTTTTTCAGGCAACAGACATTCCCAACAGGCTCCATGTATGCCAGAATTGTACTCCGCTATCTATCATTCACTTACAATTTCTAGCCTAGAAGAGCAAAAATTGTCAACCAGATTTCTTAATACACATGATGATGGTGTCAATATTTACCCAATCACTGGCCAAGGATATATGGAGCGACCCACTTTAGCAACATCAGTTTTTCACAGTCGGGAGTACATTTCTTCTAAATCCTCATCTGGCTCTACCTGCCCAAGTACATCAGGATCAGTTGCAGACATGTTAATCAAAGCACAGAAAAATCAAACGGATGATTGCCTTAAAGAGATCAACATAAATGACTCAAGGGAAGCTCAAATGTCGTCATCTTCTATAGCCATATCTGTGAATATACCACTTGACAGTCTCTCTATACTGGGCCCCAATTCCTTACAAAATGTGCCCTTAGATACATTGTGTATAGGGGACATTAATGATCATATGGACTACTCGGATGAAGACTCTACAAGTCAGTGCTTAACAGACTATGAAGATGGCTTAGATTCCTTAAGTACAAACTATAAACCATCTGGTTCAAAACATCCTTCACAGGAAGAAAAAGCACATGAAAACTGGTGTTCAGGGTATACACAGAGGACTTTATGTGTCAAATAG